CATTCGTAAAAGACATACATCAACTCGGTCCCATAGGCACCGATGTTTTGCACAGGTGAAGCACCAACAGTGCCGGGAATAAGGGCCATGTTTTCAATGCCGGCGTAATTATGTTCGATACAATACCAAACGAAGTCGTTCCAGATTTCTCCTGCTTGCGCAGTGACATAGACGTCATCGCCATCAATTTTTGACTGTATGCCCTTGCTGGTCATGCGGATAATATAGCCGTCGAATGCTTTAGTGAAAAGGACATTGCTACCGGCACCAAGAACAAAAAAGTTCTCCTTAAAAATATCGTTTTTAAAAATTTCGGTCAATGTTTCATTGTCATTCACTTCGATTAGAAAATTTGTCTTTTCTTCAATCCCAAACGTATTGAAAGCTTTTAAAGATATATTCGATTGAATGTTTAACTTCATATTGACTTTAGTTTTCAGAAATTCAAAAAAATCAGCTATCTTTAGCATGATAATCGGTAAAGATAGTATAAACCGTTTATTTAACGATAAAAAATATAAGTTTAATGGGTAATGCAGATGTAAAAAGAATCAAAATTCTAGAAGCTGCGACAAGGCGCTTTGCACATTTTGGAATGGCTAAGACAACGATGTCGGAAATAGCCAAGGATCTCAATTTCTCAAAAGCATTGCTCTATTATTATTTTCCGGATAAGAATAGCTTATATTCTGCGGTTTTCGAATATGTCATCGACAAAATGATCGAGGACCTAGAGGATGTCATTGGAAAGGGGGGGGACTTTGAGGAGATTATGATGTACTCCATTGATATGCGTGTTAAGATCATCAATCAGTATTATAATTTATTTGAATACACCATGAAGATGGTCAAAGAGCTTCCGGACGAGTTGGAGCAGGTGTTCAAAGAGTCATATCTTCGTGAAGTAGAAATTATTGAGAAGATTCTCAAGATTGGTATCGATGCCGGCGAGATACAGGTTGAAGATATCAATGAAACTGCACGGATTCTTCTGTATTCCCTATTCGGCATGCGTATGGGCATATTAAAGGATATGAAAAACATGTTGTTTCCAACAAAAGAAGAATTCGATCATATTCTTAGTTTACAGAAGAAAATGATGAAAATCTTCTTAAATGGTTTACGTTTTCAAGTTGTTAAGTAAGTGTTGAGCGGATATGTCCGATAATCTGTTTGGCATGAATTCGTGAATTTTCAATGAACCAAAGGTGGGTATTTAACCCACCGCAAACGACGCCTGCCAAGTACATCCCAGCTACATTTGTTTCCATTGTTTCTTCATTATGGCTGGGAATACAAGGTGCCTCTTCAGGAATATCAATTCCGATTCTTTTTAAAAATTCAAAATTTGGGCGATAGCCGGTTAAAGCCAGTACGAAATCATTATCGAGTTCGACAATACCATTTGGTGTTTGGATATGTGCAGTAGTTGGAGTAACTTCTGTTAAGCTGCTGTTATAATACACATCGATTTCACCAGCAGCGATTCGATTTTCAATATCAGGTTTTACCCAATATTTTACCCGGCGGCTGATTTCGCTGCCGCGAATCACCAAAGATACGTGCGCTCCTTTTCGGTAGGTTTCAAGCGCTGCATCGATGGATGAATTACTGGCGCCGACAACGATCACCTTTTGGCTGCTATAATAATGTGGATCATCGTAGTAATGCCTCACTTTTGGGAGTTCTTCGCCTGGGATATTGAGCAACATCGGTATGTCATAAAAACCTGTGGCGATAATGACTTTCTTGGTTAAGTACATGCTTTTGCTGCTGCTGACCCGGAATTCCGTGTCCTCTTTCTTAATTTCCAGTACTTCTTCAAAAAGATGGGTATCCAGTGCAAACTTTTGCTGTA
The Sphingobacterium multivorum genome window above contains:
- a CDS encoding TetR/AcrR family transcriptional regulator, producing MGNADVKRIKILEAATRRFAHFGMAKTTMSEIAKDLNFSKALLYYYFPDKNSLYSAVFEYVIDKMIEDLEDVIGKGGDFEEIMMYSIDMRVKIINQYYNLFEYTMKMVKELPDELEQVFKESYLREVEIIEKILKIGIDAGEIQVEDINETARILLYSLFGMRMGILKDMKNMLFPTKEEFDHILSLQKKMMKIFLNGLRFQVVK
- a CDS encoding YpdA family putative bacillithiol disulfide reductase; this encodes MSDTITRYDLIIVGGGPIGLACALEAKEANLNYLILEKGCLVNSLYNYPQNMTFFSSSERLEIGDIPFVTTNPKPKRMEALEYYRRIQQKFALDTHLFEEVLEIKKEDTEFRVSSSKSMYLTKKVIIATGFYDIPMLLNIPGEELPKVRHYYDDPHYYSSQKVIVVGASNSSIDAALETYRKGAHVSLVIRGSEISRRVKYWVKPDIENRIAAGEIDVYYNSSLTEVTPTTAHIQTPNGIVELDNDFVLALTGYRPNFEFLKRIGIDIPEEAPCIPSHNEETMETNVAGMYLAGVVCGGLNTHLWFIENSRIHAKQIIGHIRSTLT